Proteins encoded in a region of the Panicum hallii strain FIL2 chromosome 3, PHallii_v3.1, whole genome shotgun sequence genome:
- the LOC112886401 gene encoding probable receptor-like protein kinase At1g11050 translates to MPAPKMLGPLPLVVALFLLASSPAGAAGAGGGGGNATSEPCPLDLGYVRTFPWDPTPCAGGAPNMTACCQTLLSLLGIGLAERLRATGRFRLPSAAASAACLDGFSELISGAPAGIPGSSLVPECFPEPNQFAITPSYCAGVSTAAEFEAAVGNDSVRALNSSCGPDLASPATCAQCYAAGVAATAHLTTAAANNSKSGSCFYLSVLYAAGVSNAAGPTYPPTAACTFGLGLSTPPSTPSKSNDAAIYAATIPIAFVLLASLLAFFLWRKRRHANSKKKKNPKICEEGSGERRSHLRPNTGSILFDIAELAKATNGFAERNLVGRGGFGAVYRGVLPDGSVVAVKKMLDPDMEGGDEEFTNEVEIISHLRHRNLVPLRGCCIADDDVEEGKQRFLVYDFMPNGALEDFIFRDKEPAAKRPPLTWAQRRSIILDVARGLEYLHYGVKPAIYHRDIKATNILLDSEMRARVADFGLARRSRDGQSHLTTRVAGTHGYLAPEYALYGQLTEKSDVYSFGVLLLEIMSARRVLDMTSPAGPVLITDWAWTLVKAGQAREVLDEALSTSESPRSGVMEKFVLVGILCAHVMVALRPTIGEAVRMLEGDMDVPELPDRPLPYGHSVMFSEAGSNFSASPAFSGPLAPFMDNGDMLRLR, encoded by the exons ATGCCGGCCCCGAAGATGCTAGGGCCTCTCCCGCTCGTCGTCGCCCTCTTCTTGCTTGCCAGCTCGCCGGCGGGCGccgcgggggcgggcggcggcggcgggaacgcGACGTCGGAGCCGTGCCCGCTCGACCTGGGCTACGTGCGGACGTTCCCGTGGGACCCGACGCCGTGCGCTGGCGGCGCGCCCAACATGACGGCCTGCTGCCAGACGCTGCTCTCCCTGCTCGGCATCGGCCTCGCCGAGCGCCTCCGCGCCACGGGCCGCTTCCGCCTCCCGTCCGCGGCGGCCTCGGCGGCCTGCCTCGACGGCTTCTCGGAGCTGATCTCCGGCGCGCCGGCGGGCATCCCGGGCTCCTCCCTGGTGCCGGAGTGCTTCCCGGAGCCGAACCAGTTCGCCATCACCCCGTCCTACTGCGCCGGCGTCTCCACCGCAGCGGAATTCGAGGCCGCCGTCGGGAACGACTCCGTCCGGGCGCTGAACTCCTCCTGCGGCCCCGACCTCGCCTCGCCGGCTACCTGCGCGCAATGTTACGCAGCCGGTGTCGCCGCCACAGCGCACCTCACCACCGCCGCGGCCAACAATAGCAAGTCGGGCTCCTGCTTCTACCTCTCCGTCCTCTACGCCGCCGGCGTGTCCAACGCCGCCGGGCCCACCTACCCACCCACCGCTGCCTGCACGTTTGGCCTCGGCCTCTCCACCCCTCCCTCCACGCCGTCCAAGTCGAACGACGCGGCCATCTACGCCGCCACCATCCCAATCGCCTTCGTCCTCCTAGCATCGCTCCTCGCGTTCTTCCTTTGGAGGAAGCGGAGGCATGCCAAtagcaagaagaagaagaaccccaAGATCTGTGAAGAGGGGTCGGGAGAGCGGCGGTCGCACCTGCGGCCCAACACCGGGTCGATTCTGTTCGATATCGCCGAGCTCGCCAAGGCCACTAATGGCTTCGCCGAGCGCAACCTCGTCGGCCGCGGCGGGTTCGGCGCCGTCTACCGAGGCGTGCTCCCCGATGGGTCCGTGGTCGCCGTCAAGAAGATGCTCGACCCGGACATGGAGGGCGGGGACGAAGAGTTCACTAACGAGGTGGAGATCATCAGCCACCTCCGGCACCGGAACCTGGTGCCCCTCCGCGGCTGCTGCATCGCCGACGACGATGTCGAGGAAGGGAAGCAGAGGTTCCTAGTCTACGACTTCATGCCCAACGGTGCGCTCGAGGACTTCATCTTCAGGGACAAGGAACCGGCGGCCAAGCGGCCGCCGTTGACTTGGGCGCAGCGGCGGAGCATCATCCTGGACGTGGCGAGGGGCCTCGAGTACCTGCATTACGGCGTCAAGCCGGCGATCTACCACCGGGACATCAAGGCGACCAACATCCTGCTCGACAGCGAgatgcgcgcgcgcgtggcggaCTTCGGACTCGCCCGGCGGAGCCGCGACGGGCAGTCGCACCTCACGACGCGCGTCGCCGGGACGCACGGCTACCTGGCCCCGGAGTACGCGCTCTACGGGCAGCTCACGGAGAAAAGCGACGTGTACAGCTTCGGCGTGCTGCTGCTCGAGATCATGAGCGCGCGGCGCGTGCTCGACATGACATCCCCGGCAGGGCCCGTGCTGATCACCGACTGGGCGTGGACGCTCGTCAAGGCCGGCCAGGCGAGGGAGGTGCTCGACGAGGCGCTGTCCACCTCCGAGAGCCCGCGGAGCGGGGTCATGGAGAAGTTCGTGCTCGTGGGGATCCTGTGCGCGCACGTGATGGTGGCTCTCCGGCCGACCATCGGCGAGGCGGTGAGGATGCTGGAGGGGGACATGGACGTGCCGGAGCTGCCCGACCGGCCGCTGCCGTACGGGCACAGCGTCATGTTCAGCGAAGCCGGAAGCAACTTCAGTGCTTCTCCGGCATTCAGTGGCCCATTGGCCCCGTTCATGGACAATGGGGACATGCTCAG ATTGAGATGA
- the LOC112884585 gene encoding uncharacterized protein LOC112884585 isoform X2 has product MATTAPPADADPPECPVCLSPFDATSAVPRVLPCGHSLCGPCIGALPPASAAAAGSSLRCPLCCQCVPFSRALGPSSLPKNLALLALLPSSPPSPSHTITATAPAPLPLPLHASHSRLLSRFRHAVLPESASPLRSAPTPACLASGSLDSDLGAPWFCARGSPVSLLPIETRPGEGRPPAEQEAEFYRPSHAARVLAAIGALSDAAMEELAGLIASSARLARRVCRVYGVWMDPDAPPLWMVSERHPRSFSQLLEEEMVAQIGFVVMEACEVIMRLHGEGLALGCLGLDCFCLDSFGHCLLDFSRVLALCRGVRAGVSSYSIGALIAPEVVAVLGDTLRMKNHDFDGFFGCSSDIWSLGCLLVSLLTRDERLVAGWNSEGSYDDWEKKVGTRLNASLLGTQLEPLAAIIVSCLSYDPKGRPEIADVWKCVRGLLMKSGDVTLAPDDDFAVQKSFRCLLLGELSSMFAESSAVESDGKAQLSRGAEDSSSNQDDVSNGGCRNDRALDLSGIDDPESAGMFKSATLIAHRDCVTGLAIGGGFLFSSSYDKTINVWSLQDFSHVQCLKGHEHKITTIVVVDNENHSLCISGDSGSGIFVWRIDSTLKEEPLNKWYEHNDWLYRGVICLAVSGTGYLYSGSRDKSIKAWSLEVINQLYLALRWPVVFFTVEVGMVQFGHGGSLIILHCLYWKMI; this is encoded by the exons ATGGCAACCACAGCGCCACCGGCAGACGCAGACCCCCCCGAATGCCCGGTGTGCCTCTCCCCATTCGACGCCACCTCCGCTGTGCCGCGCGTCCTCCCGTGCGGCCACTCTCTCTGCGGGCCCTGCATCGGCGCCCTcccgcccgcctccgccgccgctgcaggCTCCTCCCTCCGTTGTCCTCTCTGCTGCCAGTGCGTCCCCTTCTCCCGCGCgctcggcccctcctccctccccaaAAACCTCGCCCTACTCGCGCTTCTCCCCTCTTCACCCCCCTCCCCGTCCCACACTATCACCGCCACCGCGCCggctcccctccctctcccgctCCACGCCTCCCACTCCCGCCTCCTTTCCCGTTTCCGCCATGCCGTCCTCCCCGAGTCCGCCTCCCCGCTCCGCTCCGCGCCCACCCCCGCCTGCCTCGCGTCCGGATCCCTCGACTCCGACCTCGGCGCGCCCTGGTTCTGCGCGCGGGGCAGTCCCGTCAGCCTCCTCCCGATCGAGACCCGCCCCGGCGAAGGACGCCCGCCGGCGGAGCAGGAAGCCGAATTCTACCGGCCCAGCCACGCGGCGCGGGTCCTCGCCGCGATCGGCGCGCTCAGCGACGCGGCGATGGAGGAGCTGGCCGGTCTGATCGCATCTTCCGCGCGGTTGGCACGGCGGGTGTGCAGGGTCTACGGGGTCTGGATGGACCCTGACGCGCCGCCATTATGGATGGTCTCTGAACGGCACCCGCGTAGTTTTTCCCAGTTGTTGGAAGAGGAGATGGTGGCTCAGATCGGATTTGTTGTCATGGAAGCATGTGAAGTGATCATGAGGTTGCATGGTGAGGGGCTGGCGCTGGGATGCCTTGGGCTCGATTGCTTCTGCCTTGACAGCTTTGGGCACTGCCTGCTTGATTTCAGTCGGGTGTTGGCCTTGTGCCGGGGAGTCCGAGCAGGGGTTAGTTCATACAGTATTGGGGCTTTAATTGCTCCTGAGGTGGTGGCAGTGCTAGGTGACACATTGCGAATGAAGAATCATGATTTTGATGGCTTCTTTGGATGTAGTTCAGATATCTGGTCATTGGGTTGTCTATTGGTGTCACTTCTTACTAGGGATGAGCGGCTTGTGGCAGGATGGAACTCTGAAGGATCATATGATGATTGGGAGAAGAAAGTGGGTACAAGGCTTAATGCCTCATTGCTTGGTACGCAACTTGAACCATTGGCTGCAATTATAGTGTCATGCTTGAGCTATGATCCAAAAGGCCGTCCAGAGATTGCTGACGTCTGGAAATGTGTTAGAGGCTTGTTGATGAAATCCGGTGATGTTACTTTAGCTCCTGATGATGACTTTGCAGTTCAGAAGAGTTTTAGATGTTTACTCCTTGGGGAGTTATCCTCGATGTTTGCTGAATCTAGTGCTGTTGAGTCAGATGGTAAGGCACAACTGTCTCGAGGAGCTGAGGACAGCAGTTCAAATCAGGATGATGTAAGTAATGGTGGGTGCAGAAACGATAGGGCACTTGATTTGTCAGGAATTGATGATCCAGAGTCTGCCGGAATGTTTAAATCAGCTACGCTGATTGCCCACCGTGATTGTGTAACTGGATTAGCCATTGGAG GCGGATTCTTGTTTAGCTCTTCTTATGACAAAACTATCAATGTGTGGTCACTGCAG GACTTCTCTCATGTACAGTGTTTGAAGGGTCATGAACACAAAATCACCACAATTGTTGTTGTTGACAACGAGAATCATTCTCTTTGTATAAGTGGAGACAGCGGTAGCGGAATTTTCGTCTGGCGTATAGATTCCACTCTCAAGGAAGAACCTTTGAATAAATGGTATGAACATAATGATTGGCTCTATCGAGGGGTTATCTGCTTGGCTGTCTCTGGAACTGGTTATCTTTACAGTGGTAGCAGAGACAAATCTATCAAAGCCTGGTCGCTGGAG GTCATAAATCAACTGTATCTTGCCTTGCGGTGGCCAGTGGTATTCTTTACAGTGGAAGTTGGGATGGTACAATTCGGTCATGGTGGCTCACTGATCATACTCCATTGTCTGTACTGGAAGATGATATAG
- the LOC112886402 gene encoding MADS-box transcription factor 4-like, with translation MGRGKIEIKRIENSTNRQVTFSKRRAGLVKKAREIGVLCDAEVGVVIFSSGGKLYDYCSPRTSLSRILEKYQTNSGKILWDEKHKSLSAEIDRVKKENDNMQIELRHLKGEDLNSLQPTELIAIEEALQNGQTNQRDKLMDHWRMHKRNGKMLEDEHKLLSFRMAYQHQQDVELSGGMRELEIGYHQVQHDRDFTSQMPFTFRVQPSHPNLQEDE, from the exons ATGGGGCGCGGCAAGATCGAGATCAAGAGGATCGAGAACTCCACCAACCGCCAGGTGACCTTCTCCAAGCGCCGGGCCGGGCTCGTCAAGAAGGCCCGCGAGATCGGCGTGCTCTGCGACGCCGAGGTCGGCGTCGTCATCTTCTCCAGCGGCGGCAAGCTCTACGACTACTGCTCGCCCAGGACCTC GCTCTCGAGGATCTTGGAGAAGTACCAGACCAACTCCGGGAAGATTCTGTGGGATGAGAAGCACAAG AGCCTGAGTGCGGAGATCGACagggtcaagaaggagaacGACAACATGCAGATTGAGCTCAG GCATCTGAAAGGCGAGGATCTGAACTCCCTGCAGCCCACGGAGCTGATCGCCATCGAGGAGGCGCTCCAGAACGGGCAGACCAACCAGCGCGACAAGCTG ATGGACCACTGGAGGATGCACAAGAGGAAC GGGAAGATGCTGGAGGACGAGCACAAGCTGCTGTCTTTTAGGATG GCCTACCAGCACCAACAGGATGTCGAGCTCAGCGGAGGCATGAGGGAGCTGGAGATCGGGTACCACCAGGTCCAGCACGACAGGGATTTCACCTCCCAGATGCCGTTCACCTTCCGGGTGCAGCCCAGCCACCCCAACCTGCAGGAAGACGAGTAG
- the LOC112884585 gene encoding uncharacterized protein LOC112884585 isoform X1: MATTAPPADADPPECPVCLSPFDATSAVPRVLPCGHSLCGPCIGALPPASAAAAGSSLRCPLCCQCVPFSRALGPSSLPKNLALLALLPSSPPSPSHTITATAPAPLPLPLHASHSRLLSRFRHAVLPESASPLRSAPTPACLASGSLDSDLGAPWFCARGSPVSLLPIETRPGEGRPPAEQEAEFYRPSHAARVLAAIGALSDAAMEELAGLIASSARLARRVCRVYGVWMDPDAPPLWMVSERHPRSFSQLLEEEMVAQIGFVVMEACEVIMRLHGEGLALGCLGLDCFCLDSFGHCLLDFSRVLALCRGVRAGVSSYSIGALIAPEVVAVLGDTLRMKNHDFDGFFGCSSDIWSLGCLLVSLLTRDERLVAGWNSEGSYDDWEKKVGTRLNASLLGTQLEPLAAIIVSCLSYDPKGRPEIADVWKCVRGLLMKSGDVTLAPDDDFAVQKSFRCLLLGELSSMFAESSAVESDGKAQLSRGAEDSSSNQDDVSNGGCRNDRALDLSGIDDPESAGMFKSATLIAHRDCVTGLAIGGGFLFSSSYDKTINVWSLQDFSHVQCLKGHEHKITTIVVVDNENHSLCISGDSGSGIFVWRIDSTLKEEPLNKWYEHNDWLYRGVICLAVSGTGYLYSGSRDKSIKAWSLEDYSLRCTMTGHKSTVSCLAVASGILYSGSWDGTIRSWWLTDHTPLSVLEDDIAGSIAPVLSISTEANFVVSSYENGYFKIWKNDVLVKSEKLQNGAIYAVKLSGKWFYSGGWDKIIKIQELLEDESEVELRDVASITCDTIITSILSWDERLIVGQFNRDIKVYYKAQ, encoded by the exons ATGGCAACCACAGCGCCACCGGCAGACGCAGACCCCCCCGAATGCCCGGTGTGCCTCTCCCCATTCGACGCCACCTCCGCTGTGCCGCGCGTCCTCCCGTGCGGCCACTCTCTCTGCGGGCCCTGCATCGGCGCCCTcccgcccgcctccgccgccgctgcaggCTCCTCCCTCCGTTGTCCTCTCTGCTGCCAGTGCGTCCCCTTCTCCCGCGCgctcggcccctcctccctccccaaAAACCTCGCCCTACTCGCGCTTCTCCCCTCTTCACCCCCCTCCCCGTCCCACACTATCACCGCCACCGCGCCggctcccctccctctcccgctCCACGCCTCCCACTCCCGCCTCCTTTCCCGTTTCCGCCATGCCGTCCTCCCCGAGTCCGCCTCCCCGCTCCGCTCCGCGCCCACCCCCGCCTGCCTCGCGTCCGGATCCCTCGACTCCGACCTCGGCGCGCCCTGGTTCTGCGCGCGGGGCAGTCCCGTCAGCCTCCTCCCGATCGAGACCCGCCCCGGCGAAGGACGCCCGCCGGCGGAGCAGGAAGCCGAATTCTACCGGCCCAGCCACGCGGCGCGGGTCCTCGCCGCGATCGGCGCGCTCAGCGACGCGGCGATGGAGGAGCTGGCCGGTCTGATCGCATCTTCCGCGCGGTTGGCACGGCGGGTGTGCAGGGTCTACGGGGTCTGGATGGACCCTGACGCGCCGCCATTATGGATGGTCTCTGAACGGCACCCGCGTAGTTTTTCCCAGTTGTTGGAAGAGGAGATGGTGGCTCAGATCGGATTTGTTGTCATGGAAGCATGTGAAGTGATCATGAGGTTGCATGGTGAGGGGCTGGCGCTGGGATGCCTTGGGCTCGATTGCTTCTGCCTTGACAGCTTTGGGCACTGCCTGCTTGATTTCAGTCGGGTGTTGGCCTTGTGCCGGGGAGTCCGAGCAGGGGTTAGTTCATACAGTATTGGGGCTTTAATTGCTCCTGAGGTGGTGGCAGTGCTAGGTGACACATTGCGAATGAAGAATCATGATTTTGATGGCTTCTTTGGATGTAGTTCAGATATCTGGTCATTGGGTTGTCTATTGGTGTCACTTCTTACTAGGGATGAGCGGCTTGTGGCAGGATGGAACTCTGAAGGATCATATGATGATTGGGAGAAGAAAGTGGGTACAAGGCTTAATGCCTCATTGCTTGGTACGCAACTTGAACCATTGGCTGCAATTATAGTGTCATGCTTGAGCTATGATCCAAAAGGCCGTCCAGAGATTGCTGACGTCTGGAAATGTGTTAGAGGCTTGTTGATGAAATCCGGTGATGTTACTTTAGCTCCTGATGATGACTTTGCAGTTCAGAAGAGTTTTAGATGTTTACTCCTTGGGGAGTTATCCTCGATGTTTGCTGAATCTAGTGCTGTTGAGTCAGATGGTAAGGCACAACTGTCTCGAGGAGCTGAGGACAGCAGTTCAAATCAGGATGATGTAAGTAATGGTGGGTGCAGAAACGATAGGGCACTTGATTTGTCAGGAATTGATGATCCAGAGTCTGCCGGAATGTTTAAATCAGCTACGCTGATTGCCCACCGTGATTGTGTAACTGGATTAGCCATTGGAG GCGGATTCTTGTTTAGCTCTTCTTATGACAAAACTATCAATGTGTGGTCACTGCAG GACTTCTCTCATGTACAGTGTTTGAAGGGTCATGAACACAAAATCACCACAATTGTTGTTGTTGACAACGAGAATCATTCTCTTTGTATAAGTGGAGACAGCGGTAGCGGAATTTTCGTCTGGCGTATAGATTCCACTCTCAAGGAAGAACCTTTGAATAAATGGTATGAACATAATGATTGGCTCTATCGAGGGGTTATCTGCTTGGCTGTCTCTGGAACTGGTTATCTTTACAGTGGTAGCAGAGACAAATCTATCAAAGCCTGGTCGCTGGAG GATTATTCACTTCGCTGCACCATGACAGGTCATAAATCAACTGTATCTTGCCTTGCGGTGGCCAGTGGTATTCTTTACAGTGGAAGTTGGGATGGTACAATTCGGTCATGGTGGCTCACTGATCATACTCCATTGTCTGTACTGGAAGATGATATAGCAGGAAGCATAGCCCCTGTGTTGTCAATTTCAACAGAAGCCAATTTTGTTGTTTCATCGTATGAGAATGGCTACTTTAAG ATCTGGAAGAATGATGTCCTCGTCAAATCAGAAAAGCTTCAAAATGGTGCTATTTATGCCGTTAAATTAAGTGGCAAATGGTTCTATAGTGGTGGATGGGATAAAATCATAAAAATTCAG GAGTTATTGGAAGATGAGTCAGAGGTAGAACTCCGAGACGTTGCTTCCATTACTTGTGACACAATTATAACTTCGATACTGTCCTGGGATGAAAGGCTGATAGTTGGACAATTCAACAGGGATATCAAG GTTTACTACAAGGCGCAATAA